One stretch of Anas acuta chromosome W, bAnaAcu1.1, whole genome shotgun sequence DNA includes these proteins:
- the LOC137847350 gene encoding olfactory receptor 14A16-like, which produces MSNSSFPTEFLLLPFADTRQLQLLHFALFLGIYLAALLGNGLILIAIACNHHLHTPMYFFLLNLSLLDLGSISINVPKAMANSLWDTRAISPYGCAAQIFFFFFFISAQFSLLTIMAYDRYIAICKPLHYRTIMDSRTCVNMAEAAWGSGVLNAVLHTVNTFSLPLCQGNALDQFFCEIPQILKLCCSDAYLQEVGLLVVSACLLFVCFLFLVLSYVQIFRAVLRIPSQHGRHKAFSTCLPHLAVVCLFLSTATFAYLKPSSISSPFLDHLLAVLYSVVPPVVNPLIYSMRNKDLKNAVSKLVLGRFYGTHKDPFTLH; this is translated from the coding sequence atgtccaacagcagcttccccacggagttcctcctcctgccatttgcagacacacgccagctgcagctcctgcacttcgcgctcttcctgggcatctacctggctgccctcctgggcaacggcctcatcctcatAGCCATAGCCTGcaaccaccacctccacacccccatgtacttcttcctcctcaacctctccctcctcgacctgggctcCATCTCCATCAatgttcccaaagccatggccaattccctgtGGGATACCAGGGCCATTTCCCCCTACGGATGTGctgctcagatttttttctttttctttttcatctcagcacagttttctcttctcaccatcatggcctatgaccgctacattgccatctgcaaacctCTGCACTACAGGACAATAATGGACAGCAGAACTTGTGTCAACATGGCAGaggctgcctggggcagtggtgTTCTcaatgctgtgctgcacactgtcaataccttttcccttcccctctgccaaggcaatgccctggaccagttcttctgtgaaattccccagatcctcaagctctgttgctcagatgcctacctccAGGAAGTTGGGCTTCTTGTAGTTAGTGCctgtttattatttgtttgttttcttttccttgtgctgtcctatgtacagatcttcagggctgtgctgaggatcccCTCACAGCAtggccggcacaaagccttttccacgtgcctccctcaccttgCTGTTGTCTGCCTGTTTCTTAGTACTGCCAcatttgcctacctgaagccctcctccatctcttcccctttccttgaTCATttgctggcagttctgtactcagtggtgcctccagtagtgaaccccctcatctacagcatgaggaacaaggatCTCAAGAATGCAGTTAGTAAACTCGTTTTGGGGAGGTTTTATGGTACTCATAAAGATCCCTTCACTCTCCATTGA